One window of Triticum dicoccoides isolate Atlit2015 ecotype Zavitan chromosome 5A, WEW_v2.0, whole genome shotgun sequence genomic DNA carries:
- the LOC119301854 gene encoding 2-hydroxyisoflavanone dehydratase-like: MATRSGSAISAGWAAPQPCRPLTVRRRNLPRPPCYLSTTFPPCPGVCTSTSRKNGALPAAATEAETEGEVLLESPGHFRIYKCGKMDRLNEPTVSPAGLDEATGVTSRDVVLDADTGVSVRLYLPKLRDPSEKLPVLVYFHGGAFLIGSADDATYHSYVNSLAAAAGVLVVSADYRLAPEHPLPTAYDDCWAALQWAVAPSTQDEWISGHGDTARLFLAGDSAGANIVHEMLVRAAVNSHPRMEGAVLLHPWFSGSEAIEGEPPAVPMFNGMIWSYTCPGAVGRADDPRINPLAPGASSLELLACERMLVCAAEKDVLARRIRAYYDGVAAGACQAPGAAAWFESEGEDHDFFLGKTDCESAKQLLDRVAAFIAEG; encoded by the coding sequence ATGGCCACCAGGAGCGGATCCGCCATCTCGGCTGGCTGGGCAGCGCCCCAGCCTTGCCGACCACTAACCGTACGTCGGAGAAACTTACCCCGACCACCATGCTACTTATCTACCACCTTCCCGCCATGCCCGGGCGTCTGCACGTCTACATCCCGCAAGAACGGGGCTCTGCCGGCGGCTGCCACGGAAGCCGAAACCGAGGGCGAGGTGCTGCTGGAGTCCCCGGGGCACTTCCGCATCTACAAGTGCGGCAAGATGGACCGCCTCAACGAACCCACCGTCTCGCCTGCCGGCCTGGACGAGGCCACCGGCGTCACCTCCAGGGACGTCGTCCTCGACGCCGACACCGGCGTCTCCGTGCGCCTCTACCTCCCCAAGCTCCGAGACCCCTCGGAGAAGCTCCCGGTCCTCGTCTACTTCCACGGCGGCGCCTTCCTCATCGGGTCGGCCGACGACGCCACGTACCACAGCTACGTCAACTCCCTCGCGGCCGCGGCCGGCGTCCTCGTGGTGTCCGCCGACTACCGCCTCGCCCCGGAGCACCCGCTGCCCACGGCCTACGACGACTGCTGGGCCGCGCTCCAGTGGGCGGTGGCGCCGTCGACGCAGGACGAGTGGATCTCCGGGCACGGCGACACGGCCCGCCTCTTCCTGGCGGGCGACAGCGCCGGCGCCAACATCGTGCACGAGATGCTCGTGAGGGCGGCGGTGAACTCCCacccgaggatggagggcgcggtgCTGCTGCACCCGTGGTTCAGCGGGAGCGAGGCGATCGAGGGGGAGCCTCCGGCGGTGCCCATGTTCAACGGGATGATCTGGTCGTACACGTGCCCGGGGGCGGTGGGCAGGGCCGACGACCCGAGGATCAACCCGCTGGCGCCCGGCGCGTCGTCGCTGGAGCTGCTGGCGTGCGAGAGGATGCTGGTGTGTGCGGCGGAGAAGGACGTGCTGGCGAGGAGGATCCGCGCGTACTACGACGGCGTGGCCGCGGGCGCGTGCCAGGCGCCGGGCGCCGCGGCGTGGTTCGAGTCGGAGGGCGAGGACCACGACTTCTTCCTCGGGAAGACGGACTGCGAGAGCGCCAAGCAGCTCCTGGATCGCGTCGCGGCGTTCATCGCTGAGGGCTGA